A single genomic interval of Pseudorca crassidens isolate mPseCra1 chromosome 19, mPseCra1.hap1, whole genome shotgun sequence harbors:
- the SPAG5 gene encoding sperm-associated antigen 5 isoform X2, whose translation MWRVKKLNLSVSPSPQPGKAAMRTPLRELILQPGALTNSGTGPPIAYSSTSSLCKLGLQEGSNNSSPLDLVNAKKTDSPSEQFSHPSTCLEACQHESDEQPLNLIPQTNSTPRTSEEAVDPLGNNVVKTMVLVPSPGGQQQNITVEAHLDTMAETNSFSLDEPLRTGDLLRKGVAPCMEDNFSEIVPAMPEKPTFQNPPSHLLEYPQNSCSKQQLHCSRESLKDSRTEAVPEDLVLSESNALLPSSPLWLSPSTVLAADFPVSLVDPGEEILEHRTTEEREMRFPTFPEEAELGDQALVSNMDDIPSTGLTPNPGEMESQAAPGPAVEDAGSIPVSDMGPWMSPLAWLEKGVNTSVMLENLRQSLSLPSVFRDAAIGTTPFSTCSVGTWFTPPAQQERSTNTSQIGLVGTKDSTSETEHLLWGRPPDLTALSRHDLEDNLLNSLVILEVLSRQLQDWKSQLTGPHPEVQDSSTQTDTFSNGMSKKPQHLQESQEIGQALRQARNVMSWVLVSKELISLLQLSLLHLDEDKTALSQESWRTETLVSRCFDVLKKLRARLQSLKAEREEAKHREEMALRGKDAAETVLEVFCAHASQRISQLEQDLASMGEFRGLLKETQTQLVGLHTEQEGLAQQTASLTSALQQDWISMQLDYVTWTALLSRFQQLTEKFTAKSRQTLQERDAAIEEKQQVSRELEQVSTHLEDCKSQLEQLELENSRLATDLRAQLQILASMESQLKELQSQHANCTQDLAMKDQLLCQLTQSSEEKAAQWQKEEMALKHMQAELQQQQAVLAKEVQDLKETLEFAEQENQVAHLELGQVECQLKTTLEILRERSLQCEDLKDTVENLKAKLASTMAEKQQQDLEKTRQYSQELRVLTEQLRSLTLFLQTKLKEKAEPETLPISTACAPSQEHPLPSDSTFLRSTLTAVADEEPESAPVPLLGSDKSAFTRVASTVSHQPTETPGIENSLAEMSTVTLELQSLCSLLQESKEEAVRTLQRKIGDLQAQLQAQEEQHQEAQKAKEADIEKLNQALCLRYKNEKELQEVVQQQNEKILEQIDKSGELIRLREEVTQLTRSLRRAETETKVLQETLAGQLNPDSQPMATNWIQEKVWLSQEVDKLRVMFLEMKNEKAKLMVKFHSHRNILEENLRRSDKELKKLDDIVQHIYETLLSIPEVVRGCKELQGLLEFLS comes from the exons GAAGGCAGCAACAACTCATCTCCACTGGATCTTGTCAATGCTAAGAAGACAGACTCCCCTTCAGAACAGTTCAGCCATCCCTCAACATGTCTAGAAGCTTGTCAACATGAATCAGATGAGCAGCCCCTAAATCTGATTCCCCAAACCAATTCTACTCCCAGAACATCTGAGGAAGCAGTAGATCCACTGGGCAACAATGTGGTTAAAACCATGGTCCTTGTACCTTCTCCAGGGGGGCAGCAGCAAAACATTACAGTCGAGGCCCATCTAGATACCATGGCAGAGACAAACAGCTTCTCTCTAGATGAGCCTTTGAGGACAGGAGATCTGCTGAGAAAGGGCGTGGCCCCCTGCATGGAAGACAACTTTTCAGAAATTGTTCCTGCTATGCCTGAGAAACCTACATTTCAGAATCCTCCATCCCATCTATTGGAGTACCCACAAAATTCCTGTTCTAAGCAACAGCTACACTGCTCCAGGGAAAGCCTGAAGGACAGTAGGACTGAGGCTGTGCCTGAGGACCTAGTCCTTTCTGAAAGTAATGCCTTGTTGCCTTCCTCCCCGCTCTGGCTTTCCCCTTCAACTGTCTTAGCAGCAGACTTCCCTGTCAGTCTTGTGGACCCAGGGGAGGAAATTTTAGAGCACAGAACtacagaggagagagaaatgaggTTTCCCACATTCCCTGAGGAGGCTGAATTGGGAGATCAAGCACTTGTCTCAAATATGGACGATATTCCATCCACAGGCCTGACCCCAAATCCAGGAGAAATGGAATCCCAGGCAGCTCCAGGGCCAGCAGTAGAAGATGCTGGGAGCATTCCCGTCTCTGATATGGGGCCTTGGATGTCTCCCCTGGCCTGGTTGGAAAAAGGTGTAAATACCTCCGTCATGCTGGAAAATCTCCGCCAGAgcttatctcttccctctgtgtttcGGGATGCTGCGATTGGCACTACCCCTTTCTCTACTTGCTCGGTGGGGACTTGGTTTACTCCCCCAGCACAGCAGGAAAGGAGTACAAACACATCCCAAATAGGCCTGGTGGGCACCAAGGACAGTACTTCTGAGACAGAGCACCTTCTATGGGG CCGTCCTCCAGATCTGACTGCCTTATCTCgacatgacctggaagataaccTGCTGAACTCTCTTGTCATTCTGGAGGTACTCTCCCGCCAGCTGCAGGACTGGAAGAGCCAGCTGACTGGCCCTCACCCAGAAGTTCAGGACAGCAGCACACAGACTGACACCTTTTCCAATGGG ATGAGTAAGAAACCTCAGCATCTTCAGGAGAGCCAGGAGATTGGACAGGCTCTGCGGCAGGCCAGGAATGTCATG TCATGGGTGTTGGTCTCTAAAGAGCTGATATCCTTGCTTCAACTATCTCTGCTGCACTTAGATGAAGATAAAACTGCTTTGAGTCAGGAG TCTTGGCGTACAGAAACCTTGGTGTCCCGCTGTTTTGATGTGTTGAAGAAATTAAGGGCAAGGCTCCAGAGCCTCAAAGCAGAAAGGGAGGAGGCAAAGCACAGAGAGGAAATGGCCCTCAGAGGCAAAGATGCG GCAGAGACAGTGCTAGAGGTTTTCTGTGCACACGCCAGCCAGCGCATCAGCCAGCTGGAACAGGACCTGGCATCCATGGGGGAATTCAGAGGCCTTTTGAAGGAAACCCAGACCCAACTG GTCGGGCTTCACACTGAGCAAGAAGGGTTGGCTCAGCAGACAGCAAGTCTTACTTCAGCCTTGCAGCAGGACTGGATATCCATGCAACTGGAT TATGTAACATGGACAGCTCTGCTGAGCCGGTTTCAACAACTCACAGAGAAGTTTACAGCCAAGAGCCGGCAGACCCTGCAGGAACGTGATGCTGCAATTGAGGAAAAGCAGCAG GTTTCCAGGGAGCTGGAACAAGTCTCTACCCATTTAGAGGACTGCAAAAGCCAACTAGAACAACTGGAGTTGGAAAACAGTCGTCTGGCAacag ATCTCCGGGCTCAGCTGCAGATTCTGGCCAGCATGGAGAGTCAGCTAAAAGAGCTACAGAGTCAGCATGCCAATTGTACCCAGGACCTGGCCATGAAGGATCAATTGCTCTGCCAGCTTACCCAGAGCAGTGAGGAGAAGGCTGCTCA ATGGCAAAAGGAAGAGATGGCATTAAAACATATGCAGGCAGAGCTGCAGCAACAACAGGCGGTCCTGGCCAAGGAGGTGCAGGACCTAAAGGAGACCCTGGAG TTTGCAGAACAAGAGAATCAGGTTGCTCACCTGGAGCTGGGCCAGGTTGAGTGTCAGTTGAAAACCACCCTGGAAATACTCCGGGAGCGCAGCCTGCAGTGTGAGGACCTGAAGGACACCGTGGAGAACCTGAA GGCTAAACTGGCCAGCACCATGGCAGAGAAACAGCAGCAAGACCTGGAGAAGACACGCCAGTATTCCCAAGAGCTAAGGGTGCTGACTGAGCAACTCCGGAGCCTGACCCTCTTCCTACAGACAAAACTGAAGGAGAAG GCTGAACCAGAGACCCTCCCGATAAGCACAGCCTGTGCTCCTTCCCAGGAACACCCTCTGCCCAGTGACAGCACCTTTTTGAGAAGCACCCTGACAGCAGTGGCAGATGAAG AGCCAGAATCAGCTCCTGTGCCCTTGCTTGGAAGTGACAAGAGTGCTTTCACCAGAGTAGCATCAACGGTTTCCCATCAGCCTACAG AAACCCCAGGCATCGAGAATAGCCTGGCAGAAATGAGTACTGTGACTCTGGAGCTTCAGAGCCTGTGTTCCCTGCTGCAGGAGTCTAAAGAAGAGGCTGTCAGGACTCTGCAGCGAAAGAT AGGTGATCTGCAGGCTCAGCTGCAGGCCCAGGAAGAACAGCATCAGGAAGCCCAGAAGGCAAAGGAAGCGGACATAGAGAAGCTGAACCAGGCCTTGTGCTTGCGCTACAAG AATGAAAAGGAGCTCCAGGAAGTGGTACAGCAGCAGAATGAGAAGATCCTAGAGCAGATAGACAAGAGTGGTGAGCTCATA AGGCTTAGAGAGGAGGTGACCCAGCTCACCCGTTCACTTCGTCGTGCGGAGACAGAGACTAAGGTGCTCCAAGAGACCCTGGCAGGCCAGCTGAACCCTGACAGTCAGCCCATGGCCACTAACTGGATCCAGGAGAAAGTGTGGCTCTCCCAGGAG GTGGACAAGCTGAGGGTGATGTTCCTggagatgaaaaatgagaaggcaaAACTCATGGTCAAGTTCCATAGCCAC AGAAACATCCTGGAAGAGAATCTGCGGCGCTCTGACAAGGAGTTAAAGAAACTAGATGACATTGTTCAGCATATTTATGAg ACTCTGCTGTCCATCCCAGAGGTCGTGAGGGGTTGCAAGGAGCTACAGGGATTGCTGGAATTTCTGAGCTAA
- the SPAG5 gene encoding sperm-associated antigen 5 isoform X1 — protein MWRVKKLNLSVSPSPQPGKAAMRTPLRELILQPGALTNSGTGPPIAYSSTSSLCKLGLQEGSNNSSPLDLVNAKKTDSPSEQFSHPSTCLEACQHESDEQPLNLIPQTNSTPRTSEEAVDPLGNNVVKTMVLVPSPGGQQQNITVEAHLDTMAETNSFSLDEPLRTGDLLRKGVAPCMEDNFSEIVPAMPEKPTFQNPPSHLLEYPQNSCSKQQLHCSRESLKDSRTEAVPEDLVLSESNALLPSSPLWLSPSTVLAADFPVSLVDPGEEILEHRTTEEREMRFPTFPEEAELGDQALVSNMDDIPSTGLTPNPGEMESQAAPGPAVEDAGSIPVSDMGPWMSPLAWLEKGVNTSVMLENLRQSLSLPSVFRDAAIGTTPFSTCSVGTWFTPPAQQERSTNTSQIGLVGTKDSTSETEHLLWGRPPDLTALSRHDLEDNLLNSLVILEVLSRQLQDWKSQLTGPHPEVQDSSTQTDTFSNGMSKKPQHLQESQEIGQALRQARNVMQSWVLVSKELISLLQLSLLHLDEDKTALSQESWRTETLVSRCFDVLKKLRARLQSLKAEREEAKHREEMALRGKDAAETVLEVFCAHASQRISQLEQDLASMGEFRGLLKETQTQLVGLHTEQEGLAQQTASLTSALQQDWISMQLDYVTWTALLSRFQQLTEKFTAKSRQTLQERDAAIEEKQQVSRELEQVSTHLEDCKSQLEQLELENSRLATDLRAQLQILASMESQLKELQSQHANCTQDLAMKDQLLCQLTQSSEEKAAQWQKEEMALKHMQAELQQQQAVLAKEVQDLKETLEFAEQENQVAHLELGQVECQLKTTLEILRERSLQCEDLKDTVENLKAKLASTMAEKQQQDLEKTRQYSQELRVLTEQLRSLTLFLQTKLKEKAEPETLPISTACAPSQEHPLPSDSTFLRSTLTAVADEEPESAPVPLLGSDKSAFTRVASTVSHQPTETPGIENSLAEMSTVTLELQSLCSLLQESKEEAVRTLQRKIGDLQAQLQAQEEQHQEAQKAKEADIEKLNQALCLRYKNEKELQEVVQQQNEKILEQIDKSGELIRLREEVTQLTRSLRRAETETKVLQETLAGQLNPDSQPMATNWIQEKVWLSQEVDKLRVMFLEMKNEKAKLMVKFHSHRNILEENLRRSDKELKKLDDIVQHIYETLLSIPEVVRGCKELQGLLEFLS, from the exons GAAGGCAGCAACAACTCATCTCCACTGGATCTTGTCAATGCTAAGAAGACAGACTCCCCTTCAGAACAGTTCAGCCATCCCTCAACATGTCTAGAAGCTTGTCAACATGAATCAGATGAGCAGCCCCTAAATCTGATTCCCCAAACCAATTCTACTCCCAGAACATCTGAGGAAGCAGTAGATCCACTGGGCAACAATGTGGTTAAAACCATGGTCCTTGTACCTTCTCCAGGGGGGCAGCAGCAAAACATTACAGTCGAGGCCCATCTAGATACCATGGCAGAGACAAACAGCTTCTCTCTAGATGAGCCTTTGAGGACAGGAGATCTGCTGAGAAAGGGCGTGGCCCCCTGCATGGAAGACAACTTTTCAGAAATTGTTCCTGCTATGCCTGAGAAACCTACATTTCAGAATCCTCCATCCCATCTATTGGAGTACCCACAAAATTCCTGTTCTAAGCAACAGCTACACTGCTCCAGGGAAAGCCTGAAGGACAGTAGGACTGAGGCTGTGCCTGAGGACCTAGTCCTTTCTGAAAGTAATGCCTTGTTGCCTTCCTCCCCGCTCTGGCTTTCCCCTTCAACTGTCTTAGCAGCAGACTTCCCTGTCAGTCTTGTGGACCCAGGGGAGGAAATTTTAGAGCACAGAACtacagaggagagagaaatgaggTTTCCCACATTCCCTGAGGAGGCTGAATTGGGAGATCAAGCACTTGTCTCAAATATGGACGATATTCCATCCACAGGCCTGACCCCAAATCCAGGAGAAATGGAATCCCAGGCAGCTCCAGGGCCAGCAGTAGAAGATGCTGGGAGCATTCCCGTCTCTGATATGGGGCCTTGGATGTCTCCCCTGGCCTGGTTGGAAAAAGGTGTAAATACCTCCGTCATGCTGGAAAATCTCCGCCAGAgcttatctcttccctctgtgtttcGGGATGCTGCGATTGGCACTACCCCTTTCTCTACTTGCTCGGTGGGGACTTGGTTTACTCCCCCAGCACAGCAGGAAAGGAGTACAAACACATCCCAAATAGGCCTGGTGGGCACCAAGGACAGTACTTCTGAGACAGAGCACCTTCTATGGGG CCGTCCTCCAGATCTGACTGCCTTATCTCgacatgacctggaagataaccTGCTGAACTCTCTTGTCATTCTGGAGGTACTCTCCCGCCAGCTGCAGGACTGGAAGAGCCAGCTGACTGGCCCTCACCCAGAAGTTCAGGACAGCAGCACACAGACTGACACCTTTTCCAATGGG ATGAGTAAGAAACCTCAGCATCTTCAGGAGAGCCAGGAGATTGGACAGGCTCTGCGGCAGGCCAGGAATGTCATG CAGTCATGGGTGTTGGTCTCTAAAGAGCTGATATCCTTGCTTCAACTATCTCTGCTGCACTTAGATGAAGATAAAACTGCTTTGAGTCAGGAG TCTTGGCGTACAGAAACCTTGGTGTCCCGCTGTTTTGATGTGTTGAAGAAATTAAGGGCAAGGCTCCAGAGCCTCAAAGCAGAAAGGGAGGAGGCAAAGCACAGAGAGGAAATGGCCCTCAGAGGCAAAGATGCG GCAGAGACAGTGCTAGAGGTTTTCTGTGCACACGCCAGCCAGCGCATCAGCCAGCTGGAACAGGACCTGGCATCCATGGGGGAATTCAGAGGCCTTTTGAAGGAAACCCAGACCCAACTG GTCGGGCTTCACACTGAGCAAGAAGGGTTGGCTCAGCAGACAGCAAGTCTTACTTCAGCCTTGCAGCAGGACTGGATATCCATGCAACTGGAT TATGTAACATGGACAGCTCTGCTGAGCCGGTTTCAACAACTCACAGAGAAGTTTACAGCCAAGAGCCGGCAGACCCTGCAGGAACGTGATGCTGCAATTGAGGAAAAGCAGCAG GTTTCCAGGGAGCTGGAACAAGTCTCTACCCATTTAGAGGACTGCAAAAGCCAACTAGAACAACTGGAGTTGGAAAACAGTCGTCTGGCAacag ATCTCCGGGCTCAGCTGCAGATTCTGGCCAGCATGGAGAGTCAGCTAAAAGAGCTACAGAGTCAGCATGCCAATTGTACCCAGGACCTGGCCATGAAGGATCAATTGCTCTGCCAGCTTACCCAGAGCAGTGAGGAGAAGGCTGCTCA ATGGCAAAAGGAAGAGATGGCATTAAAACATATGCAGGCAGAGCTGCAGCAACAACAGGCGGTCCTGGCCAAGGAGGTGCAGGACCTAAAGGAGACCCTGGAG TTTGCAGAACAAGAGAATCAGGTTGCTCACCTGGAGCTGGGCCAGGTTGAGTGTCAGTTGAAAACCACCCTGGAAATACTCCGGGAGCGCAGCCTGCAGTGTGAGGACCTGAAGGACACCGTGGAGAACCTGAA GGCTAAACTGGCCAGCACCATGGCAGAGAAACAGCAGCAAGACCTGGAGAAGACACGCCAGTATTCCCAAGAGCTAAGGGTGCTGACTGAGCAACTCCGGAGCCTGACCCTCTTCCTACAGACAAAACTGAAGGAGAAG GCTGAACCAGAGACCCTCCCGATAAGCACAGCCTGTGCTCCTTCCCAGGAACACCCTCTGCCCAGTGACAGCACCTTTTTGAGAAGCACCCTGACAGCAGTGGCAGATGAAG AGCCAGAATCAGCTCCTGTGCCCTTGCTTGGAAGTGACAAGAGTGCTTTCACCAGAGTAGCATCAACGGTTTCCCATCAGCCTACAG AAACCCCAGGCATCGAGAATAGCCTGGCAGAAATGAGTACTGTGACTCTGGAGCTTCAGAGCCTGTGTTCCCTGCTGCAGGAGTCTAAAGAAGAGGCTGTCAGGACTCTGCAGCGAAAGAT AGGTGATCTGCAGGCTCAGCTGCAGGCCCAGGAAGAACAGCATCAGGAAGCCCAGAAGGCAAAGGAAGCGGACATAGAGAAGCTGAACCAGGCCTTGTGCTTGCGCTACAAG AATGAAAAGGAGCTCCAGGAAGTGGTACAGCAGCAGAATGAGAAGATCCTAGAGCAGATAGACAAGAGTGGTGAGCTCATA AGGCTTAGAGAGGAGGTGACCCAGCTCACCCGTTCACTTCGTCGTGCGGAGACAGAGACTAAGGTGCTCCAAGAGACCCTGGCAGGCCAGCTGAACCCTGACAGTCAGCCCATGGCCACTAACTGGATCCAGGAGAAAGTGTGGCTCTCCCAGGAG GTGGACAAGCTGAGGGTGATGTTCCTggagatgaaaaatgagaaggcaaAACTCATGGTCAAGTTCCATAGCCAC AGAAACATCCTGGAAGAGAATCTGCGGCGCTCTGACAAGGAGTTAAAGAAACTAGATGACATTGTTCAGCATATTTATGAg ACTCTGCTGTCCATCCCAGAGGTCGTGAGGGGTTGCAAGGAGCTACAGGGATTGCTGGAATTTCTGAGCTAA
- the ALDOC gene encoding fructose-bisphosphate aldolase C: MPHSYPALSAEQKKELSDIALRIVAPGKGILAADESVGSMAKRLSQIGVENTEENRRLYRQVLFSADDRVKKCIGGVIFFHETLYQKDDNGVLFVRTIQDKGIVVGIKVDKGVVPLAGTDGETTTQGLDGLSERCAQYKKDGADFAKWRCVLKISERTPSALAILENANVLARYASICQQNGIVPIVEPEILPDGDHDLKRCQYVTEKVLAAVYKALSDHHVYLEGTLLKPNMVTPGHACPIKYSPEEIAMATITALRRTVPPAVPGVTFLSGGQSEEEASLNLNAINQCPLPRPWALTFSYGRALQASALNTWRGQRDNAGAATEEFIKRAEVNGLAAQGKYEGSGEDGGAAAQSLYVANHAY, encoded by the exons ATGCCCCACTCGTACCCAGCCCTTTCTGCTGAGCAGAAAAAGGAGTTGTCCGACATTGCCCTCCGGATTGTGGCCCCAGGCAAAGGCATTCTGGCCGCAGATGAGTCTGTAG GCAGCATGGCCAAGCGGCTGAGCCAAATTGGGGTGGAGAACACAGAGGAGAACCGCCGGTTGTACCGTCAGGTCCTGTTCAGTGCCGATGACCGTGTGAAGAAGTGCATCGGAGGTGTCATATTCTTCCATGAGACACTCTACCAGAAAGATGATAATGGTGTCCTCTTCGTCCGTACCATCCAGGATAAGGGCATTGTCGTGGGCATCAAG GTTGACAAGGGTGTAGTGCCTCTAGCCGGGACTGATGGAGAAACCACCACTCAAG GGCTGGATGGTCTCTCGGAACGCTGTGCCCAGTACAAGAAGGATGGCGCTGACTTCGCCAAGTGGCGCTGCGTGCTGAAAATCAGTGAACGCACGCCCTCAGCACTTGCCATTCTGGAGAATGCCAACGTGCTGGCCCGCTATGCCAGCATCTGCCAGcag AATGGGATTGTGCCTATTGTGGAACCTGAGATCCTGCCTGATGGAGACCATGACCTCAAACGTTGCCAGTATGTTACAGAGAAG GTCCTGGCTGCGGTGTACAAGGCCCTGAGTGACCATCACGTGTACCTGGAGGGGACCCTGCTCAAGCCCAACATGGTGACCCCTGGCCATGCCTGTCCCATTAAGTATAGCCCAGAGGAGATCGCCATGGCAACTATCACTGCCCTGCGTCGCACTGTGCCCCCAGCTGTCCCAG GAGTGACCTTTCTGTCTGGGGGTCAGAGTGAAGAGGAGGCATCTCTCAACCTCAATGCTATCAACCAATGCCCCCTTCCCCGGCCCTGGGCCCTCACCTTCTCCTATGGGCGTGCCCTGCAGGCCTCTGCACTCAACACCTGGCGAGGGCAACGGGATAATGCTGGAGCCGCCACTGAGGAGTTCATCAAGCGGGCCGAG GTGAATGGCCTTGCGGCCCAGGGCAAGTATGAAGGCAGCGGAGAAGATGGTGGTGCGGCAGCACAATCCCTCTACGTTGCCAACCACGCCTACTGA
- the PIGS gene encoding GPI transamidase component PIG-S, producing the protein MAAPGAAATDLEVVRGKRAALFFAAVVIVLGLPLWWKTTETYRAPLPYSQISGLNSLQLRLMVPVTVVFTQESVPLDDQEKLPFTVVHEREIPLKYKLKIKCRFQKAYRRALDHEEEALSLGSIQEAETMFAEPSEQAEGSLTVYVISEHSSLLPQDMMSYIGPKRMAVVRGIMHREAFNIIGHRVIQVAQAMSLTEDVLAAALADHLPEDKWSSDKRRPLKSSLGYEITFSLLNPDPKSHDVHWDIEGAVRRYVQPFLNALRAVGNFSVDSQILYYAVLGVNPRFDPASSSYYLAAHSLPHVINPVESRLGSSAASLYPVLNFLLYVPELAHSPLYIQDKDGAPVATNAFHSPRWGGIMVYNVDPKAYNGSELPVRVKVDMVRVMEVFLAQLRLLFGIAQPQLPPKCLFSGPKSEGIMSWELDRLLWARSVENLATATTTLTSLAQLLGKISNIVIKDDVASEVYRAVAAVQKAAEELASGHLASAFVASQEAVTSSERAFFDPSLLHLLYFPDDQKFAIYIPLFLPMAVPILLSLFKIFLETRKSWKKPEKID; encoded by the exons ATGGCGGCCCCGGGGGCCGCAGCTACAGACCTAG AGGTGGTTCGAGGCAAGCGCGCCGCTCTCTTCTTTGCCGCGGTGGTCATCGTGCTGGGGCTGCCGCTCTGGTGGAAGACCACGGAGACCTACCGGGCCCCATTGCCTTACTCCCAGATCAGTGGGCTGAATTCCCTGCAG CTCCGGCTCATGGTGCCGGTCACTGTCGTGTTTACCCAGGAATCAGTGCCATTGGACGACCAGGAAAAGCTGCCCTTCACCGTTGTGCATGAGAGAGAGATCCCTCTGAAGT aCAAATTGAAAATCAAATGCCGTTTCCAGAAGGCCTATCGGAGGGCTTTGGATCATGAGGAGGAAGCCCTGTCATTGGGCAGTATACAAG AGGCAGAAACCATGTTTGCTGAGCCATCGGAGCAAGCAGAGGGCTCCCTGACGGTGTACGTGATCTCTGAACACTCCTCACTTCTCCCTCAG GACATGATGAGCTACATTGGGCCCAAGAGGATGGCAGTTGTGCGGGGGATAATGCACCGGGAGGCCTTTAACATCATTGGCCACCGTGTAATCCAAGTAGCCCAGGCCATGTCTTTGACTGAGGACGTGCTTGCTGCAGCCTTGGCTGACCACCTCCCAGAGGACAAGTGGAGCTCTGATAAGAGGCGGCCTCTCAAGTCCAGCTTGG GCTATGAAATCACCTTCAGTTTACTCAACCCTGACCCCAAGTCCCATGACGTCCACTGGGACATCGAGGGGGCTGTCCGGCGCTACGTGCAGCCCTTCCTGAATGCCCTCAGAGCTGTGGGCAACTTCTCTGTGGACTCTCAG ATCCTTTACTACGCAGTGTTGGGGGTAAACCCCCGCTTTGACCCAGCTTCCTCCAGCTATTATCTGGCCGCACACAGCCTCCCCCATGTCATCAACCCAGTGGAGTCCCGGCTGG GATCCAGCGCTGCCTCCCTTTACCCGGTGCTCAACTTTCTACTCTATGTTCCTGAGCTTGCCCACTCCCCCCTGTACATTCAGGACAAGGATGGCGCTCCAGTGGCCACCAACGCCTTCCACAGCCCCCGCTGGGGTGGCATTATG GTATACAATGTGGACCCCAAAGCCTACAATGGCTCGGAGCTGCCGGTGAGAGTCAAGGTGGACATGGTGCGGGTGATGGAGGTGTTCCTGGCTCAGTTGCG GCTACTCTTCGGGATTGCTCAGCCCCAGTTGCCTCCAAAATGCCTGTTTTCAGGGCCTAAGAGTGAAGGGATAATGAGCTGGGAGCTGGACCGGCTGCTCTGGGCTCGGTCAGTGGAGAACCTGGCCACAGCTACCACCACTCTCACTTCCCTGGCCCAGCTTCTGGGCAAGATCAGCAACATTGTCATCAAGGACGATGTGGCATCTGAG GTGTACAGGGCTGTAGCTGCAGTCCAGAAGGCAGCGGAGGAGTTGGCCTCTGGGCACCTGGCTTCTGCCTTCGTTGCCAGCCAGGAAGCTGTGACATCCTCAGAGCGTGCCTTTTTTGATCCCTCGCTCCTCCACCTCCTCTATTTCCCTGATGACCAGAAGTTTGCCATCTACATCCCACTCTTCCTGCCTATGGCTGTGCCCATCCTCTTGTCCCTGTTCAAGATCTTCCTGGAGACTCGCAAGTCCTGGAAAAAGCCTGAGAAGATAGACTGA